Proteins found in one Dehalococcoidales bacterium genomic segment:
- a CDS encoding SDR family oxidoreductase: MPKLQGKVAVVTGAGSGMGKCIATLFAKEGAKVIAADINQESINAVVSEITADGGETKAVIANVTKEEDVQNMIDEAINTYGTLDILVNNAGILDNFAPAEKVTDELWERVFAVNSTGPMRSIRKALPIFIEKKAGVIVNIASVGGLVGSRAGAAYTASKHALVGLTKNVGFQYVGYNIRCNAIAPGSVKTNIGNSMCDPDKFCMDRAMAGINLNPRLIEPEEVAKVALFLACDDSSAINGAVVTTDAGWTSY; the protein is encoded by the coding sequence ATGCCAAAGCTTCAAGGTAAGGTTGCCGTTGTAACCGGGGCAGGCTCCGGGATGGGGAAGTGCATAGCTACTCTTTTTGCAAAAGAAGGAGCAAAAGTTATTGCCGCCGATATAAATCAGGAAAGTATTAACGCCGTTGTCAGCGAAATAACCGCAGACGGGGGAGAAACCAAAGCGGTAATCGCTAACGTGACCAAAGAAGAAGACGTTCAGAACATGATTGATGAAGCCATAAATACGTATGGTACGCTTGATATACTGGTTAATAATGCCGGAATTCTGGACAATTTTGCACCCGCAGAAAAGGTTACGGATGAGCTCTGGGAAAGGGTATTTGCCGTTAATTCAACCGGCCCGATGCGCTCCATCAGAAAGGCTCTTCCCATATTCATTGAGAAGAAAGCAGGAGTTATCGTAAATATTGCATCGGTAGGCGGGCTTGTCGGCTCCAGAGCCGGAGCAGCCTATACTGCATCAAAACACGCTCTGGTAGGTTTAACCAAGAATGTAGGATTTCAGTATGTCGGTTACAATATTCGCTGCAATGCTATTGCCCCGGGCTCGGTAAAAACAAATATCGGAAATTCTATGTGCGACCCCGATAAGTTCTGTATGGACAGGGCAATGGCGGGAATAAACCTCAACCCCAGATTAATAGAACCGGAAGAAGTTGCCAAGGTCGCTCTTTTCCTTGCCTGCGATGATTCCAGCGCAATTAACGGAGCTGTTGTAACTACAGATGCCGGCTGGACTTCCTACTAA